In Nostoc sp. CENA543, a single genomic region encodes these proteins:
- the purT gene encoding formate-dependent phosphoribosylglycinamide formyltransferase — protein MINSIKLPRKLMLLGAGELGKEFVIAAQRLGNYVIAVDRYADAPAMQVADCFEVISMLSADDLEAVVTQHKPDLIIPEIEAIRTEKLLEFEQRGITVIPTAAATNYTMNRDRIRELAHQELGVRTAKYGYAVSLEELVKVADEIGFPNVVKPVMSSSGKGQSVVQTAWEVEQAWNYAIANSRGDSQKVIIEEFINFEIEITLLTIKQWNSPTIYCSPIGHRQERGDYQESWQPAEISPDKILQAQEIAKKVTDALGGAGIFGVEFFITKDEVIFSELSPRPHDTGMVTLISQNLNEFELHLRAVLGLPIPHIEQLGASASAVILASEKSDAIAFIGVAEALSEKDVDIRLFGKPTAHPYRRMGVALAKGDSVQEARDKATRAANKIRIVSQ, from the coding sequence ATGATTAATTCCATCAAACTCCCTCGCAAACTCATGTTATTGGGTGCAGGAGAACTCGGCAAAGAATTTGTAATTGCAGCCCAAAGACTGGGTAATTATGTAATAGCAGTTGACCGCTATGCTGACGCGCCCGCTATGCAGGTGGCTGACTGTTTCGAGGTCATATCAATGCTGAGTGCCGATGATTTAGAAGCTGTGGTCACTCAGCATAAACCTGACCTAATTATACCGGAAATCGAAGCAATTAGAACGGAAAAATTGCTGGAATTTGAACAGCGAGGCATAACAGTTATTCCCACGGCAGCTGCGACGAATTACACAATGAATCGCGACAGAATCAGAGAATTAGCCCATCAAGAATTAGGGGTTAGAACTGCTAAATATGGTTATGCCGTTAGCTTAGAAGAATTAGTAAAAGTTGCCGATGAAATTGGTTTTCCTAATGTAGTAAAACCAGTGATGTCTTCCTCTGGGAAAGGGCAATCTGTAGTGCAGACAGCATGGGAAGTAGAACAGGCTTGGAATTATGCGATCGCTAATTCCAGAGGCGACAGTCAAAAGGTGATTATTGAAGAATTTATCAACTTTGAAATTGAAATCACCCTATTAACAATTAAACAGTGGAACTCTCCCACCATCTACTGTTCACCCATTGGGCATCGTCAAGAGCGAGGAGACTATCAAGAATCTTGGCAACCCGCAGAAATTTCTCCAGATAAAATATTACAAGCCCAAGAAATTGCCAAAAAAGTCACCGATGCTCTAGGGGGTGCAGGCATTTTTGGCGTAGAGTTTTTCATCACCAAAGATGAAGTAATTTTCTCTGAATTATCTCCCCGTCCTCATGATACGGGTATGGTGACATTAATCTCCCAAAACCTCAACGAATTTGAGTTACATCTTAGAGCTGTTTTAGGCTTACCAATTCCCCACATAGAACAATTAGGAGCTTCAGCCAGTGCCGTAATTTTAGCATCAGAAAAATCAGATGCCATTGCCTTTATAGGTGTAGCTGAGGCACTCTCAGAAAAAGATGTAGATATCAGATTATTTGGTAAACCCACCGCCCATCCCTATCGCCGCATGGGAGTAGCCTTAGCTAAGGGCGATAGTGTCCAAGAGGCGAGAGACAAAGCCACAAGAGCAGCAAATAAAATTAGGATTGTTAGTCAATAG
- a CDS encoding S8 family peptidase, which translates to MPNNDISIKSNCFDGQDSTYISSSNTLNTENYSSSQFNAHSSSVSTTEASATSNYSSKNGYGLIDASKSVSQAAGQNPYNEVADTGGNNWGLDMIKAPEVWQNGHTGSGTVVAVIDTGVDYNHEDLKNNIWTNTKEIPGNGIDDDGNGYVDDVRGWNFNGNNNETYDDNGHGTHVSGIIAGENNGYGVTGVAYNAKIMPIKVLNSSGSGSYSAIANGIYYAVDNGANVINLSLGGDFSSQTLKSAIEYASSKGVIVVMASGNDGGSAPGYPARYAKNSGIAVGAVNQAGNLTDFSNRAGSNELAYVTAPGQSVYSTLPGNQYASYSGTSMASPYVAGVVALMLSANPNLTESQIRQIITGTAGNSNNSNNNNSSTPNSGFDLSPMLDEFFKNFPSNSPFNQTPDFSFPSLSEVNTVSVMSHNQITASPKAESTFQYYGDGSMNSLANSPTDINNGMDIDFGQLIKEITRQLDNYRKLLG; encoded by the coding sequence ATGCCCAATAATGATATCAGTATTAAATCAAATTGTTTTGACGGGCAAGATTCCACTTACATCTCCTCTTCCAATACTCTTAACACTGAAAACTACTCTAGTTCACAATTTAATGCTCACAGTAGTTCTGTTTCAACAACAGAAGCTAGTGCTACTAGTAACTACAGTTCTAAGAATGGTTATGGCTTAATTGATGCCTCTAAATCAGTGTCTCAAGCGGCTGGACAAAATCCCTACAATGAAGTGGCTGATACGGGAGGGAATAATTGGGGTTTAGATATGATTAAAGCCCCAGAAGTTTGGCAAAATGGACACACAGGTAGTGGAACTGTGGTGGCAGTCATAGATACTGGTGTGGACTACAACCACGAAGATTTAAAAAATAATATTTGGACTAATACTAAAGAAATTCCTGGCAATGGCATTGATGATGACGGTAACGGTTATGTAGATGATGTGCGGGGGTGGAATTTTAATGGCAACAATAACGAAACTTATGATGATAACGGACATGGAACTCATGTTTCTGGAATTATTGCAGGTGAAAATAATGGCTATGGCGTGACTGGCGTGGCTTACAATGCCAAAATTATGCCCATCAAGGTGTTAAATAGTTCTGGTTCTGGTTCCTATAGTGCGATCGCTAACGGCATCTACTACGCTGTAGATAATGGCGCAAATGTCATTAACCTCAGCTTGGGTGGTGATTTTTCTAGTCAGACACTCAAATCAGCCATTGAATATGCCAGCAGTAAAGGAGTAATTGTCGTCATGGCCTCCGGTAATGATGGCGGTTCAGCACCCGGCTACCCGGCGCGCTATGCGAAGAACTCAGGAATTGCGGTTGGGGCTGTGAATCAAGCAGGTAATTTAACAGACTTCTCTAACCGTGCGGGTAGTAATGAACTGGCTTATGTCACAGCCCCAGGCCAAAGCGTTTACTCTACTCTTCCAGGGAATCAATACGCCAGTTATAGCGGGACATCAATGGCTTCACCCTATGTTGCTGGTGTAGTCGCCTTGATGCTGAGTGCTAACCCAAATTTGACTGAAAGCCAAATCCGTCAAATTATTACTGGTACAGCAGGCAATAGCAATAACAGTAACAATAACAATTCCTCAACACCCAACTCTGGCTTTGACTTAAGCCCGATGTTGGATGAATTCTTCAAGAACTTCCCCAGCAATAGCCCATTCAATCAAACTCCTGATTTTAGTTTCCCATCTCTATCGGAAGTCAACACCGTTTCCGTTATGAGCCACAACCAAATAACCGCCTCTCCCAAGGCTGAATCTACATTTCAGTATTATGGGGATGGTTCAATGAATAGTTTGGCTAACAGTCCGACCGATATTAATAACGGTATGGATATTGATTTTGGGCAATTAATTAAGGAGATTACTAGACAACTAGATAATTACCGAAAACTGTTAGGGTAG
- a CDS encoding DUF1822 family protein, which yields MINTQKNPNKLRLIMPELILLEPEHFETAKNITYQVFDELQQWQIYLNALASLGFIQWLQEYFPEQQISQTQPSNDNCNYIQLDKFKLCLIATENLLDELVNIPEYTINEAETTAHLYVVIEVLEEQAELIIRGILRYDQITAYINISGIHSSNNYYQIPLSVFDIEPNHIIFYCRFLDVDAIPLPELKLFHPKNNLSQSLQTNKTKLSQWLQGIFLDEWQSITALVNSEMSLALNIRNSSEGVKRGKIINLGISLGNYHVVLLISIQEESEEKIRVLIQLHPSGEAKFLRPNLKLTLLSKLGKSLCEVTSRSQDNYIQVNPFHGEKGKQFSVEVSLDNIKIKEDFEI from the coding sequence ATGATTAACACTCAAAAAAATCCCAATAAATTGAGATTAATAATGCCAGAGTTAATTTTGCTAGAACCAGAGCATTTTGAAACAGCAAAAAATATTACTTACCAAGTATTTGATGAACTGCAACAGTGGCAAATATATTTAAATGCGCTGGCATCCTTGGGATTTATTCAATGGTTACAAGAATATTTCCCAGAACAGCAAATTTCCCAAACACAACCGAGTAACGATAACTGTAATTATATTCAGCTAGATAAATTCAAGCTTTGTTTGATTGCTACAGAAAATCTATTAGATGAATTGGTCAATATACCTGAGTATACTATTAATGAAGCAGAAACTACTGCTCATTTATATGTTGTAATTGAAGTTTTAGAGGAACAAGCAGAATTAATTATTAGAGGAATTTTACGCTACGATCAAATTACTGCATATATAAATATAAGCGGTATACATTCAAGCAATAATTACTATCAAATACCATTATCAGTATTTGATATAGAGCCAAATCATATTATCTTTTACTGCCGTTTTTTAGATGTGGATGCAATTCCCTTACCTGAATTAAAACTCTTCCATCCAAAGAATAATTTATCACAGTCTTTACAAACCAATAAAACTAAATTGAGTCAATGGTTGCAGGGAATTTTCCTAGATGAATGGCAATCAATTACAGCACTGGTTAACTCTGAGATGAGTTTAGCGTTAAATATTAGAAATAGTTCTGAAGGTGTGAAACGAGGTAAAATTATTAATCTAGGGATCAGCCTGGGTAATTATCATGTTGTCCTGTTGATTAGTATTCAAGAAGAGTCTGAAGAAAAAATCCGTGTATTAATTCAATTACATCCTAGTGGAGAAGCTAAGTTTCTCCGGCCTAATCTCAAACTTACTTTACTATCAAAATTAGGCAAATCACTGTGCGAAGTCACATCTAGAAGTCAAGATAATTATATCCAAGTTAATCCTTTTCATGGAGAGAAAGGCAAGCAGTTTAGTGTGGAAGTGAGCTTAGATAACATCAAAATAAAAGAAGATTTTGAAATCTAG
- the cobU gene encoding bifunctional adenosylcobinamide kinase/adenosylcobinamide-phosphate guanylyltransferase has protein sequence MGKVILITGPSRSGKSEWAEYLAKESGKEVVYIATATVSVDDVEWEQRIQLHRYRRPEDWVTLEVPVMLSASLADMKPQSFVLVDSLGTWVANLLEVDDETWADTVEDFLETVQLVAADMVFVAEETGWGVVPAYPLGRSFRDRLGSLVRQLSKVCETVYLVTAGHVLNLSLLGTPLPTMMNDEE, from the coding sequence TTGGGTAAAGTCATATTAATCACAGGCCCGTCTCGGTCTGGGAAGAGTGAATGGGCAGAATATTTGGCGAAAGAGTCAGGTAAAGAGGTTGTTTATATCGCGACTGCTACCGTCAGTGTGGATGATGTGGAATGGGAACAGCGTATTCAATTACACCGCTATCGCCGCCCTGAAGATTGGGTAACTTTGGAAGTTCCTGTGATGTTATCTGCGAGTCTGGCTGATATGAAGCCTCAAAGTTTTGTTTTAGTTGATTCCTTGGGAACTTGGGTGGCTAATCTTCTAGAGGTGGATGATGAGACTTGGGCGGATACTGTAGAGGATTTTTTAGAGACGGTGCAGTTAGTTGCGGCGGATATGGTGTTTGTGGCGGAAGAAACAGGTTGGGGAGTTGTACCAGCATATCCTCTAGGGAGGTCATTCCGCGATCGCCTGGGGAGTTTGGTACGTCAGTTAAGTAAAGTTTGCGAAACTGTTTATTTAGTGACTGCTGGTCATGTTTTAAACCTCAGCCTACTTGGTACACCGCTACCAACTATGATGAATGATGAAGAATAA
- a CDS encoding CHAT domain-containing protein, producing the protein MSKTVVISLGNGDLYTGFPSVKAQIWSASHHAPEQCLGSLPAAPNLRELYISWRTNYHALCTRQAMRSQDWEEDDELEIEAGAITNVSIIDFDELCQQLQCNINSWLKSTEFLTIERRLRSQLHPAEEIRVILETNDETLRPLPWHCWEFLRDYPKAELALSRTEYQRRDTTHTPYNRHKVRILAILGNNQGIDFQRETAFLQSLENIAEVVQLNQPSRQECNRQLWDTVGWDILFFAGHSHSQGDTGIVYINDKPTNNSLTIRELEEALTAAIDRGLKLAIFNSCDGLGLANALGKLHIPQVIVMREPVPNCVAQEFFQNFLQAFAIKRQSLYLAVQEARRQLQGLEDDFPCASWLPVICQNPAVEPPTWWQLGGIPPCPYRGLSAFREQDAHLFFGREEFTANLVRTVKKKQFVAVVGASGSGKSSLVFAGLIPQLRQELNGRWQIIAFRPGKNPFEALAMALVNLAQDFPAICLESILGLPKDNSNTRLLELDLAIALQQNHQLLPKILEQFVQQEFGTRLLLIADQFEELYTLSPEVQRQPFLDLLLNASSFTPAFTIVLTLRADFYSYALSYRPFSDALQGAVQNLGPMNHKELRRVIEQPAKQMRVGLETGLTNQLIAEIDQQPGSLPLLEFALTQLWAKQQHRLLTHQAYQAIGGVEEALANHAEAVYAQLLEADRLRAQQIFIQLVRLGNETEATRRLANREEIKSENWDLVTHLASSRLVVTNRNESTGEETVEIVHEALIRNWGRLEHWLLTNGEFLRWREQLRIAIAQWENSSHDQGALLRGKPLIDAQEWQKQRCCELNPKEIQFIAKSLELRELEAKQQQQRRKLLTLFLTAGLVVSLGLAIFAWWQSQKARSSEIKEIHSLAEALTNTNQELDGLIASIKAVKRVQHTQGIDSNTRTQIIETLLQAIYSVQEKNRLAEHEGMVESVSFSPDGRFIATASRDKTVKIWDLNGKQQSIMLREDTGEGFNSVAFSPDGQLIATASWDKTAKIWSRDGKLLHTLKGHQYGVLEVAFSPDSQRLATASWDKTVKIWSRDGKLLHTLQGHTDKVNSVTFSPDGQLIATVGWDRTLKLWNLDGQELRTFKGHQDMIWGVSFSPDGQQIATASGDRTAKIWNLDGQELQTLQGHENGVNSVIFSPDGKIIATASGDKTVKLWKRDGQQIKTLYGHADAVNSLAFSPDGTSIVTASNDKTAKIWKLNSPHSTIVRGHQDEVFDLVFSPNSQPVAWGGRKPGKTKVQLIATASWDNTAKLWAIVGNQLQELRTFNQHHNKVNKLSFSPDGQLIATASWDKTAKLWDLEGKLHQTLKGHKDTVWSVNFSPNGQLIATASEDRTVKLWNRDGTLRKTLTDHESVVNTVVFSPDSQLLATAGWDKTIKIWSIDGQLQRTLTGHNSGINNVIFSPDSQLIASASWDNTAKIWSVDGKLLHTLVGHTNVVHNVAFSPDGKLIATASGDNTVKIWSLEGQLLRTLRGYKDAVWSVQFSPDGKTIATSTRYNIILRRLYLGDLDYVLEPACDWVRDYLQNNPHVKPDEKSLCTGK; encoded by the coding sequence ATGAGCAAGACAGTTGTCATCAGTTTGGGTAACGGTGATTTGTACACGGGATTTCCCAGTGTGAAGGCGCAAATTTGGTCAGCAAGTCATCATGCACCAGAACAATGTTTAGGTAGCTTACCGGCTGCACCCAATTTGCGAGAACTATATATAAGTTGGCGAACAAATTATCATGCTTTATGTACTCGTCAAGCAATGCGTTCTCAAGATTGGGAAGAAGATGACGAACTAGAAATAGAAGCAGGGGCTATTACTAATGTTTCCATCATAGATTTTGATGAATTATGTCAACAGTTGCAGTGTAATATTAATAGTTGGCTAAAATCTACGGAATTTTTGACAATTGAACGCAGATTGCGATCGCAACTCCACCCAGCAGAAGAAATCCGCGTCATTTTAGAAACCAACGATGAAACTCTCCGCCCACTACCTTGGCATTGTTGGGAGTTTTTGCGAGATTATCCCAAAGCAGAGTTAGCACTTTCCCGCACAGAGTATCAACGAAGAGATACTACACACACTCCATACAATCGCCACAAAGTCAGAATATTAGCTATTTTGGGCAATAACCAAGGGATTGATTTTCAAAGAGAAACTGCATTTCTACAAAGCCTAGAAAACATAGCAGAAGTCGTGCAGTTAAATCAACCCTCACGCCAAGAATGCAATAGGCAGCTTTGGGATACTGTAGGCTGGGATATCTTATTTTTTGCCGGTCATAGCCACAGCCAAGGTGACACAGGCATAGTTTACATTAATGACAAACCTACTAATAATAGTCTGACAATTCGGGAGTTAGAAGAAGCCCTCACCGCCGCCATTGATAGAGGTTTAAAACTAGCTATTTTTAACTCTTGTGATGGACTAGGATTAGCCAATGCTTTGGGAAAACTGCATATTCCCCAAGTCATTGTCATGCGCGAACCAGTCCCGAACTGCGTAGCCCAGGAATTCTTCCAAAACTTTCTCCAAGCCTTTGCTATCAAGCGTCAATCTTTATATCTAGCAGTACAAGAAGCGCGCAGGCAGTTACAAGGATTAGAAGATGATTTTCCCTGTGCTTCTTGGTTGCCTGTGATTTGTCAAAACCCGGCTGTAGAACCGCCGACTTGGTGGCAATTGGGCGGTATCCCGCCTTGTCCCTATCGGGGCTTATCTGCTTTCCGAGAACAAGACGCACATTTATTTTTTGGTAGGGAAGAGTTCACGGCTAATTTAGTCAGAACCGTGAAAAAAAAGCAGTTTGTGGCGGTAGTGGGGGCCAGTGGCAGTGGTAAGTCTAGTTTAGTATTTGCGGGGTTGATTCCCCAGTTGCGGCAAGAACTGAATGGAAGATGGCAAATTATAGCTTTTCGTCCGGGAAAAAACCCCTTTGAAGCGTTAGCAATGGCGTTAGTGAATTTAGCTCAGGATTTTCCGGCTATTTGCCTAGAGAGTATCTTGGGCTTACCAAAAGATAATAGCAATACTCGCTTACTAGAACTAGATTTAGCGATCGCACTGCAACAAAATCACCAATTACTCCCTAAAATTCTAGAACAGTTTGTACAGCAAGAATTTGGTACTCGCTTACTCCTGATTGCCGACCAATTTGAAGAACTTTATACCCTATCGCCAGAAGTCCAACGTCAGCCTTTTTTAGATTTATTACTCAATGCCTCTAGTTTTACACCTGCCTTTACCATCGTCTTAACCTTGCGGGCTGACTTTTACAGCTATGCCCTATCTTACCGTCCCTTTAGTGATGCCTTGCAAGGTGCAGTCCAGAACCTAGGGCCGATGAACCACAAAGAATTACGTCGGGTAATTGAACAGCCTGCAAAACAAATGCGGGTAGGATTAGAAACAGGATTAACTAATCAATTAATTGCCGAAATAGACCAACAACCAGGAAGTTTACCATTATTAGAATTTGCCCTGACACAACTTTGGGCAAAACAACAACATCGCCTACTCACACATCAAGCTTATCAAGCCATTGGTGGTGTCGAAGAAGCCTTAGCTAACCACGCCGAGGCTGTGTATGCCCAGTTACTAGAAGCAGACAGACTCAGGGCGCAACAAATCTTTATTCAATTGGTACGTTTAGGTAATGAGACAGAAGCTACCCGCAGATTAGCAAATCGTGAGGAAATTAAATCAGAAAACTGGGATTTAGTGACACATCTTGCTTCCTCGCGTCTAGTCGTCACCAACCGCAATGAGTCTACAGGAGAGGAAACAGTAGAAATTGTCCATGAAGCATTGATTAGAAACTGGGGTAGATTAGAACATTGGCTGTTGACGAATGGGGAATTTCTACGTTGGCGAGAACAATTGCGGATTGCGATCGCCCAATGGGAAAATAGCAGCCATGATCAAGGAGCATTATTACGCGGTAAACCCTTAATAGATGCTCAAGAATGGCAAAAACAACGCTGTTGTGAACTCAATCCCAAAGAAATCCAGTTTATTGCCAAAAGCTTAGAACTCAGAGAACTAGAAGCCAAACAACAACAGCAACGACGTAAACTCCTGACTTTATTTCTCACTGCTGGTTTAGTCGTTTCCCTCGGTCTAGCTATTTTCGCTTGGTGGCAAAGTCAAAAGGCGCGTAGTAGCGAAATTAAAGAAATCCATTCCTTAGCTGAAGCCTTAACTAATACCAATCAAGAATTAGATGGATTAATTGCCAGTATTAAAGCTGTCAAACGCGTCCAACACACCCAGGGAATTGATAGCAACACTCGCACTCAAATCATCGAAACCCTACTACAAGCCATCTACTCTGTGCAAGAGAAAAACCGACTAGCAGAACATGAAGGGATGGTAGAAAGTGTGAGTTTTAGCCCTGATGGTCGGTTCATTGCGACAGCCAGCAGAGATAAAACCGTCAAAATTTGGGACTTAAACGGTAAACAACAATCCATCATGCTGCGAGAAGATACAGGCGAAGGCTTTAACAGCGTCGCTTTCAGTCCTGATGGTCAACTCATCGCTACCGCCAGTTGGGATAAAACAGCCAAAATCTGGAGTCGAGACGGTAAATTGCTGCACACTCTCAAAGGACATCAATACGGAGTTTTAGAAGTAGCCTTTAGTCCCGATAGTCAACGACTAGCTACTGCCAGTTGGGATAAAACCGTGAAAATCTGGAGTCGGGACGGTAAACTGCTGCACACTCTCCAAGGGCATACAGATAAAGTCAACAGCGTCACCTTTAGCCCCGATGGTCAACTCATTGCTACCGTCGGTTGGGATAGAACACTCAAACTCTGGAATCTCGATGGCCAAGAATTGCGAACCTTTAAAGGTCATCAAGATATGATTTGGGGTGTCAGTTTTAGCCCCGACGGACAGCAAATTGCTACTGCTAGCGGTGATAGAACCGCCAAAATCTGGAATTTAGATGGTCAAGAACTGCAAACCCTCCAAGGTCACGAAAATGGAGTAAATAGCGTTATATTCAGCCCCGACGGTAAAATAATTGCCACTGCTAGCGGCGATAAAACAGTCAAACTGTGGAAGCGCGACGGTCAACAAATCAAAACCCTCTATGGACACGCCGACGCAGTTAATAGCCTCGCCTTCAGTCCTGACGGTACATCCATCGTTACAGCCAGCAATGACAAAACAGCCAAAATCTGGAAACTCAACAGTCCTCACAGCACTATTGTCAGGGGTCATCAAGACGAAGTTTTTGACTTAGTATTTAGCCCAAATAGTCAACCAGTAGCCTGGGGTGGGAGAAAACCAGGGAAAACAAAAGTTCAGTTAATAGCTACCGCCAGTTGGGATAACACCGCCAAACTCTGGGCAATTGTAGGAAATCAACTGCAAGAACTGCGAACCTTTAATCAGCATCACAACAAGGTCAATAAACTCTCTTTTAGTCCTGATGGTCAGTTAATAGCTACCGCCAGTTGGGATAAAACCGCTAAATTATGGGATCTGGAGGGGAAATTACATCAAACGCTCAAAGGTCACAAAGACACAGTTTGGAGTGTCAATTTCAGCCCCAATGGTCAGTTAATCGCTACCGCCAGTGAAGATAGAACCGTCAAACTCTGGAATCGAGACGGGACATTACGTAAAACTCTCACAGACCATGAAAGTGTAGTGAATACCGTCGTATTTAGTCCAGACAGTCAGCTACTGGCTACAGCAGGTTGGGACAAAACAATCAAAATTTGGTCTATTGACGGTCAACTACAAAGAACATTAACAGGACATAACAGTGGTATTAACAACGTTATCTTCAGTCCAGACAGTCAGCTAATAGCTAGTGCTAGTTGGGATAATACAGCCAAAATTTGGAGTGTTGACGGTAAACTGCTGCATACCTTAGTGGGACATACCAATGTTGTTCACAATGTTGCTTTCAGTCCTGATGGTAAACTTATTGCCACTGCCAGTGGTGATAATACTGTAAAAATCTGGAGTCTTGAAGGTCAACTTTTGCGTACCCTGCGGGGTTACAAGGATGCTGTTTGGAGTGTGCAGTTTAGTCCTGATGGTAAAACTATAGCCACCAGCACTAGATACAATATCATACTCCGGCGTTTATATTTAGGTGATTTAGATTACGTACTGGAGCCTGCTTGTGATTGGGTGAGAGACTATTTGCAGAATAATCCCCATGTGAAACCTGATGAAAAGAGTTTGTGTACTGGAAAGTAA
- a CDS encoding alpha-amylase family glycosyl hydrolase: protein MVSSIYDRLVQDVLSAAKRTTKKQINLVNENQDVIQREVISPFPSPEDWRDVWIYFIMVDRFNNPSAAPVSAWDNFDSNGNFLGRKGLVFQGGTLEGIRQKLEYLEKLGVGAIWITPVLKNCQYKPTYHGYGIQDFLQIDPRFVTNKEHPEEELQALIDEAHARGIYVIFDIVLNHVGNVFSYFINGQTVESIDQYGEQPYDIRWHDKNGQAHPQWIDAPVEQDPDLHPDAVVWPKELCKNKVFRRRGTRGDTEQGGDFTDLRELITNEPEVRNALIRIHQYLIAKFDIDGFRIDTLRFIEPDFARVFGNAMREFALSIGKKNFFTFGEIWADENNTEDKIRNFIGRHANESGDLLGVDAALDFPLFFQLPGVLKGLKPPKAIAEFYESRKESLRGIISSHGEASKFLVTFFDNHDVKSRFYYSNPERPRQFEDQVTLAITCLLSLQGIPCMYYGTEQGLNGSVPGNTDFGDLVVRQALWGKPGGGFNHDHPFYQAISELSKYRQTQPALRYGRQYFRPISGDRINYGISPYSPGVLAFSRILNDQEVVVVANTNTEKTESVYVIVDYHMNSDYPTFKILFSNASRDRNIELPETVEEVKNANITEVNGQKSYGPIRVMKVTLQPMEVQILVK, encoded by the coding sequence ATGGTTAGCTCAATATATGACCGATTAGTTCAAGATGTTCTCAGTGCAGCTAAGAGAACCACCAAGAAACAAATTAATTTGGTCAATGAAAATCAAGATGTGATCCAGAGGGAAGTGATATCACCTTTTCCATCACCGGAAGATTGGCGGGATGTCTGGATTTACTTTATTATGGTTGACCGCTTTAATAACCCATCTGCTGCGCCTGTGAGTGCTTGGGACAATTTTGATAGCAATGGTAATTTTTTAGGGAGAAAAGGTCTGGTTTTCCAAGGTGGCACTTTGGAAGGTATTCGTCAAAAGTTGGAATACTTAGAAAAATTAGGGGTAGGGGCAATTTGGATTACTCCGGTATTAAAGAATTGTCAGTATAAACCTACATATCACGGTTATGGTATTCAAGATTTTTTACAAATTGATCCGCGATTTGTTACTAATAAAGAACATCCAGAGGAAGAGTTGCAAGCCTTAATTGATGAGGCTCATGCACGAGGAATTTATGTAATTTTTGATATTGTATTGAATCATGTCGGCAATGTTTTCAGTTATTTCATTAATGGCCAGACTGTTGAATCAATTGATCAATATGGGGAACAACCCTATGATATTAGGTGGCATGATAAAAATGGTCAGGCGCATCCACAATGGATAGATGCACCTGTGGAACAAGACCCTGACCTGCATCCTGATGCTGTAGTTTGGCCTAAAGAACTTTGTAAAAACAAGGTTTTCCGCCGGAGAGGAACTAGAGGAGACACTGAACAAGGCGGGGATTTTACCGACTTAAGAGAATTAATTACTAATGAACCGGAAGTTCGTAATGCCTTAATTCGTATTCACCAATATTTAATTGCTAAGTTTGATATTGATGGCTTTCGCATTGATACATTGAGGTTTATTGAACCGGATTTTGCCAGAGTTTTTGGTAATGCCATGCGTGAGTTTGCTTTAAGTATTGGGAAGAAAAATTTCTTTACTTTTGGCGAAATATGGGCGGACGAAAACAACACAGAGGATAAAATTAGAAACTTCATCGGTCGCCATGCCAATGAATCTGGTGATTTATTAGGTGTGGATGCTGCGTTGGATTTTCCTCTGTTCTTTCAACTTCCAGGGGTGTTGAAAGGCTTAAAACCACCAAAAGCGATCGCAGAGTTTTATGAAAGTCGCAAAGAAAGCCTCCGGGGTATCATCAGTTCACATGGTGAAGCCAGCAAATTTTTAGTGACATTCTTCGACAATCATGATGTGAAGAGTCGCTTTTACTACAGTAACCCTGAGCGTCCCCGGCAGTTTGAAGACCAAGTAACTTTAGCTATTACCTGTCTATTGTCATTACAAGGGATACCTTGCATGTACTACGGTACGGAACAGGGACTTAATGGTTCTGTTCCCGGAAATACGGATTTTGGGGATCTTGTAGTTCGTCAAGCTTTATGGGGTAAGCCAGGAGGCGGTTTCAATCATGATCATCCCTTCTATCAAGCTATATCCGAACTATCGAAATATCGTCAAACCCAGCCTGCACTACGCTACGGAAGACAATATTTTCGTCCCATATCTGGCGATCGCATTAATTATGGCATCTCTCCCTACAGTCCTGGGGTGTTAGCGTTCTCCCGCATCTTGAATGACCAAGAAGTAGTGGTGGTAGCCAATACAAACACAGAAAAAACTGAGTCTGTCTATGTAATTGTTGATTACCACATGAATTCTGATTATCCTACCTTCAAGATTTTATTTAGTAACGCATCTAGGGATCGCAACATTGAACTCCCAGAAACAGTGGAGGAAGTAAAAAACGCCAACATCACAGAAGTCAATGGTCAAAAGAGTTATGGCCCCATACGAGTGATGAAAGTCACTCTCCAACCGATGGAAGTACAAATTTTAGTGAAATAG